ACTGGGAATGAAATTTTCCAACACAAGTACGGCCGTAACACCAAGGGTTCGCCACTTCTGGTTGATGGCAAGTTTTATGTAGGTGAAGTAAGCTCTACCTGGCATTGTTTCCGTCTGGGTAAAGATAAATGCGAAAAGCTCAGTTCAACCCGCATTCCAGCTGGACCAGGTGGAACCCTGGTGGAAGTAAACAGTACTCCAGCGGTTTCCAATGGCCGGTTGTACTTTGCCGATACCGATAACATTTATTGTGTTGGCAAGTCGCGTGAGAAGCCCCCGGTAACGCCTGCCACTCCAGATCCTACAGCACAGACGCCTAAGCCCACTCCAGGACCAGCGACCTATGCACTGGTTACGCCGGGTGATATTACCGTTCATCCCGGACAAAAGTTCAATGTGAAAGTCAGACTATATGACTCACATGGCATATTTATTGGCGAGCAGAACGCTGATGAATGGACGTTGCCTACTGCTCCACCACCACCGAACAGCCCACCAAATGCTGCTCCGATTCCAGCACTCATGGCATCGGTTTCCAAAGATGGCGAAGTGATAGTTTCTCCATCGGTCAAGGCACAATCAGGCGTGGTTCAAGCCAGCATCAAAGTTGGCGACAAAGTGCTGACTGCCAAAGGCCGCGTGCGAGTTGCTCCTGTTTTGCCTTTCGAGGAAGATTTCGAGCAGGTTGATCTAGACCGTATTCCCACCGGCTGGATCAATCTGGCAGGTAAATTCAGAACACTGGCATTGCCTGATGGCACTCGCGTCATGAAGAAACTGGCGAATAATGCCAACCCATTGCTGGCCCGTGCCTATGGCTATATTGGACTGCCCGAAATGAGCGACTACACCATCTCGGCAGACATCATGGGAACAGCTAAAGAAGAAAACAAAGTAGTCAATATGCCTGATATGGGCCTTGCCAATTGCCGCTATTCCCTGACGATCGATGGCACCAAACAGAAACTGCAATTACGCTCGTGGGAAGCACGACGACGTGTTGAAACCATCATGGATTTCACCTGCAAGCCTGGGCAATGGTACAGCTTCAAGTTCAAGGTTTCCCAACAGGGCGATAAGGCAATCTGTGAAGGTAAGGTTTGGCCCAAGAACATGCCTGAACCAGCCGAATGGACGATCCGCCTGGAAGACCCCAGTCCGAATCGCAACGGTGCACCGGCGCTGTATGCCTATTCCACTGCTATTCCTACTAGTGGCCAGGGCGTCGGCACTGAAACTTTCTTCGACAATGTCAAAGTCGTTCCTAACTCGGTCAGTTCTACCAAACCATAAGTTAAACCATCTGCTCTCCTGCAGATGTTGATTCAGAGGATCTGTTTTATGCTGCGTAAGCTACTCATTAGTACATCATGTCTGGCTGTGTTGGGCATCAGTCTGGCTGAAGACAGTGCACCCAAAAAGCCGGGAAGCGATTTCAGCTTTGCTCCGAAAAGCTGGCCGATGTATGGCGGCACACCTGACCGAAACATGGTGAATCACATCGACAAGGGTATCCCTGCCGAATGGGATGTTGATAAGAACAAGAATGTACTCTGGTTTGCTGAACTGGGTTCGCAATCGTACGGCAATCCGGTAATTTCAGGGGGCAAGGTTTTCCTAGGCACCAACAATGGCAATCCTCGCGATCCGGCTATCAAAGGTGACCGTGGCAACCTCATGTGCTTCCGTACCAGCGATGGTCGTTTCCTCTGGCAGATTGTCCACGACAAACTGCCTGCTGGCCGCGTCAACGATTGGATGGAACAAGGTGTCTGCTCTTCACCGCTGGTGGAAGGCGACAAAGTCTATTATGTCAGCAATCGTGGCGAAGTAATATGTGCCACAACAGAGGGATTAAGTGCAGGCAACGTCGGCGTGAAGGACGAGCAATACAAAGGCGTCGAGCACGGCGATATTGTCTGGCGACTCGACATGATGAAGGAATTGGCAGTTTTTCAGCATAACATGGCATCGTGTTCACCACTGCTGGCGGGTGATATCCTCATGATCATTACCGGCAATGGTCATGATGAATCCCATGAGAACATTCCCTCGCCACAAGCCCCAAGCTTTCTGGGCATTGATAAAAAGACAGGCAAAGTCATCTGGTCGAGCAATCTGCCTGGCGACAAGATTCTGCATGGCCAATGGTCCAATCCCTGTTATGCCGTCATCGGCGGTGTGCCGCAGGTCATTTTCTGTGGTGGCGACAGTTGGATGTATGCATTTGATCCGACCAACGGCAAACTGCTATGGAAGTTCGATTGCAATCCCAAGAACACTGTGTACAAACTGGGTGGCAAAGGAACCAAGAATGAGATCATTGGAACACCGGTTGTCTACGAAGGCAAAGTTTATCTGGCTATCGGCCAGGACCCTGAACATGGCGACGGCGTAGGCCATATGTGGTGCATTGATCCCGCAGGTAAGACTGGCGATATTTCTCCTAAAAATGATAATTTCGACCCCAAAGCGCCAGAGAACAAAGGCAGCGGCCTGGTCTGGCATTATGGTGGCACGAAAGAAGATGGTGAACTCAAATGGCATCGCAGCATGTCAACTGCCGCAGTGCATAACGGGTTGATGTACATCTGCACGCTGCATGGCTTCGTCAGTTGTTTTGATGCCAACACCGGCCAGCACTACTGGACACACGATACCCTGAGCAACATCTGGGGATCGTGCTATGTGGTGGATGGCAAAGTGTATGTTGGCACCGAAGAAGGGGACATTCTCGTTTTCGCAGAGGGCAAGGAACTGAAACTCCTTTCCAAGAATGACATGAAAGGCTCAGTGCTGAGTACCCCTGTTGTTGCCGATGGCGTTCTCTATGTAATGACCAAAAACAGGCTGTACGCCATCAAGCAGAAGTAGACTTTAACAACAATTAAACGAGCCAGGACGATTCTGATTGTCTTGGCTCTTTTTTTACGTCATGATACTAGTCTTGCCTTGCCTCCCTTTAACCTCAGCGCTTTGAAAACCTATGCATCGATATCTCTGGCCTTGCATTGTTGTTGCCATCCCCTTATATCTCAATGCACAAGAGCCACCTCTGGTAGCCAATACTGAGGCCAAGTCGCCTGAAGAAGAAAAGAAACTCTTCAAGTTGCCGCCAGGCTTTGAAGCTCAACTGGTAGCCAGCGAACCCGATATTGCCAAGCCCATGAACTTGGCGTTTGATGCCAAGGGAAGACTCTGGGTTACTTCCTCACTGGAATACCCGTTCCCGGCACAAGGGCGAGTTGGGCGAGACATGGTTCATGTTCTCGAAGACATTGCACCCGATGGCAAAGCCCGGAAAATTCACACCTTTGCCAAAGATCTGAACATCCCCATGGGCGTTCTGCCACAGAAAGATGGAGCGCTGGTTTTCAGCATTAACAGCCTGGATTTTTTCCAGGGTCCAGTCACATCTCTTTATCAAAGCAGGAAGAAACTGTACGGTGGCTTCGGCTTTCGCGATACCCACGGCATGATCAACAGTTTCACCATGGGTTACGACGGCTGGGTTTATGCCTGCCATGGCTATGCTAATGATTCTGCAACCCAGGGCAGCGATGGCCAGGTACTCAAAATGAATTCAGGCAACGTCTTTCGTTTTAAAACGGATGGAAGCCATGCAGAGATTTATACCAAAGGCCAGGTGAATCCGTTTGGACTCTGCTTTGACGCGATGGGCAACCTCTACAGCGCTGATTGTCATACTAAACCTATGACACAACTGATTCGCGGCACCTGTTACGACAGTTTTGGCAAACCTCACGATGGGTTGGGCTATGGTCCCAACATGATGGGGCATCTGCACGATTCCACCGGCCTTTGCGGCATTATTTATTACGATGCTGATGCTTACCCCAAGGCTTACCGGGATACCATGTTCGTCTGCAATGTGGTGACCTGCCGTATCAATCACGACAAACTGGAATTCAAAGGCTCAACGCCTGTCGCAGTTATACAACCCGATTTCATTACCAGTGATGATCCCTGGTATCGACCGGTGTACATGACCATAGGTCCTGATGGCTGCATCTACATTGCAGATTTTTACAATCGCATCATCGGGCATTATGAAGTACCCCTGACACATCCTGGTCGTGACCGTACCCGTGGGCGAATCTGGCGCATCGTTTACAAGGGCGATGATGCAAAGGCAACGCCAGCGCCCGAAGGTGGCAACCTGCTGGAAAGAAGTGCTAACACTGTTTTGGAAGCCTTCTCCCATCCTAATATCGCTATTCGCATGCAGGCACTGAACGTGGCAGTTGAACGTGGAAAGGAAAACGCATCAGCGTTCAAGCGATTGGGCTTTAAGCCACGAAACCCAGATGAACATGCCATATACCTCTGGGCTCAGCATCGATTAAGGGCACTCGAAAAGGATGAACTGCACAAGGCATTGTCGGAAGGTGATGCGAAAGTGCAGACACATGCTTTGCGAATGATGGCCGAGAATGCTGATCTTAGCGAAAGTGAATTGAAATTGGTTGTTTCCAAACTGAAAGCCGATTCCCCATTTGTACAGCGGCAGGCAGCGGAAACACTTGGACTGCAATCACACTACCATGAAGAAATTCTGCAAGCCCTGTTGAATGCTCGCCAGGCGGCATCAAAAGAAGACACGCATCTGATCCATACCATCCGTATTGCTCTCCGCAACATGCTTGCCCGAATTCCGCAGGAGAGCATCGCTGGACTCTCGCCACCAGATACTCAGCAACTGCGGGACATCACATTAGGAATCGCCAGTGCAACGGGTGGCAAACTGGCGTTACAGTGTCTTCAGCAAGCCAGCGATTGGTCAAATCTTCTCCCACCTTTGGCAGCACACGCATCTCGCTACGCATCCGACCATAGTACCGACATTCATAAACTTGGTAAACGCTATGGATCACAACTGCCGCAGTACACTGCCTTTCTGCAAGCAGAGATTCAGGGGCTGCGTGAAGCAGGTAAACCCATACCGGGCGAAATCAGGTATGATGCCCAGAAATTTGTAACTAGTCTGTGTCAACATACTGAGCCGGGCATGGTGCAATTAGGCATTGATCTATGCACCAACGCCAGGCTGACTGATCAGTTT
This portion of the Planctomycetia bacterium genome encodes:
- a CDS encoding PQQ-binding-like beta-propeller repeat protein; translation: MLRKLLISTSCLAVLGISLAEDSAPKKPGSDFSFAPKSWPMYGGTPDRNMVNHIDKGIPAEWDVDKNKNVLWFAELGSQSYGNPVISGGKVFLGTNNGNPRDPAIKGDRGNLMCFRTSDGRFLWQIVHDKLPAGRVNDWMEQGVCSSPLVEGDKVYYVSNRGEVICATTEGLSAGNVGVKDEQYKGVEHGDIVWRLDMMKELAVFQHNMASCSPLLAGDILMIITGNGHDESHENIPSPQAPSFLGIDKKTGKVIWSSNLPGDKILHGQWSNPCYAVIGGVPQVIFCGGDSWMYAFDPTNGKLLWKFDCNPKNTVYKLGGKGTKNEIIGTPVVYEGKVYLAIGQDPEHGDGVGHMWCIDPAGKTGDISPKNDNFDPKAPENKGSGLVWHYGGTKEDGELKWHRSMSTAAVHNGLMYICTLHGFVSCFDANTGQHYWTHDTLSNIWGSCYVVDGKVYVGTEEGDILVFAEGKELKLLSKNDMKGSVLSTPVVADGVLYVMTKNRLYAIKQK
- a CDS encoding PQQ-like beta-propeller repeat protein, which produces MRVSVILSIFFLTSFSFAEDWTHWRGPTMNGVGADKDLPDDWNPKGKNVIWTQPVGSRSAPVVSRGKVYLIGSVNPDKVNEQERVTCMDAETGKILWEHRFNVFLTDIVTNRVGWAVPCADAETGNVYTHGTQGLLTCFSEDGKIVWQHSLTEEYGRVSGYGGRTSSPTVIDDLVIIHMVQSSWGDNGRGGFRFAAFDKKTGVPRWWSEPGGPPADTTYSVPIAVVVNGTKLVVAGGGDGGIHALKAATGEKVWTMPLTPRGVNVSPVADHAKGYVYFCQSEENFGTNVQGTVLCVDASKTEADGKPRIVWKKTGILSGFGSPVLHDGRLYVVDNLAKLICLDAATGNEIFQHKYGRNTKGSPLLVDGKFYVGEVSSTWHCFRLGKDKCEKLSSTRIPAGPGGTLVEVNSTPAVSNGRLYFADTDNIYCVGKSREKPPVTPATPDPTAQTPKPTPGPATYALVTPGDITVHPGQKFNVKVRLYDSHGIFIGEQNADEWTLPTAPPPPNSPPNAAPIPALMASVSKDGEVIVSPSVKAQSGVVQASIKVGDKVLTAKGRVRVAPVLPFEEDFEQVDLDRIPTGWINLAGKFRTLALPDGTRVMKKLANNANPLLARAYGYIGLPEMSDYTISADIMGTAKEENKVVNMPDMGLANCRYSLTIDGTKQKLQLRSWEARRRVETIMDFTCKPGQWYSFKFKVSQQGDKAICEGKVWPKNMPEPAEWTIRLEDPSPNRNGAPALYAYSTAIPTSGQGVGTETFFDNVKVVPNSVSSTKP
- a CDS encoding c-type cytochrome — protein: MHRYLWPCIVVAIPLYLNAQEPPLVANTEAKSPEEEKKLFKLPPGFEAQLVASEPDIAKPMNLAFDAKGRLWVTSSLEYPFPAQGRVGRDMVHVLEDIAPDGKARKIHTFAKDLNIPMGVLPQKDGALVFSINSLDFFQGPVTSLYQSRKKLYGGFGFRDTHGMINSFTMGYDGWVYACHGYANDSATQGSDGQVLKMNSGNVFRFKTDGSHAEIYTKGQVNPFGLCFDAMGNLYSADCHTKPMTQLIRGTCYDSFGKPHDGLGYGPNMMGHLHDSTGLCGIIYYDADAYPKAYRDTMFVCNVVTCRINHDKLEFKGSTPVAVIQPDFITSDDPWYRPVYMTIGPDGCIYIADFYNRIIGHYEVPLTHPGRDRTRGRIWRIVYKGDDAKATPAPEGGNLLERSANTVLEAFSHPNIAIRMQALNVAVERGKENASAFKRLGFKPRNPDEHAIYLWAQHRLRALEKDELHKALSEGDAKVQTHALRMMAENADLSESELKLVVSKLKADSPFVQRQAAETLGLQSHYHEEILQALLNARQAASKEDTHLIHTIRIALRNMLARIPQESIAGLSPPDTQQLRDITLGIASATGGKLALQCLQQASDWSNLLPPLAAHASRYASDHSTDIHKLGKRYGSQLPQYTAFLQAEIQGLREAGKPIPGEIRYDAQKFVTSLCQHTEPGMVQLGIDLCTNARLTDQFDTLANVVQQAKLPAAQRSAAVNALSALDASKAESLLIAYITQTDLPAEVREKAASLAAGLNKPAVREQLFAALLVVPSRLANVIAYTLANTPPGADALLQVVEKGKVPPAILLTTSVQSRIMNHNRQDFRERYARLTQGLPPADIKLAELVAQRSSQFTTSKPNATRGAALFKQHCFNCHQLANEGAKVGPQLDGVGIRGVERLLEDILDPNRNVDQAFRATVVVLKDGRTLNGLKVREEGNIVVMVDAQGKEQKFDKNDVEESKITNLSPMPATFDTQLKPEELNDLLAYLLSQRVAK